One region of Desulfobacterales bacterium genomic DNA includes:
- a CDS encoding O-antigen ligase family protein, whose amino-acid sequence MEILTFFALAMLLITGAKNQETLLAVPGIIPLLLFLVYIIIQIIPLPPAVVKFFSPAAYNLHSAAIALSAPDAWMTFSIHPANTLKEFFRWATYAAFYVLTIQLLRRHDRIKKTVVAVTIFGALLSFSSILQFYLTDDMALWFRHVPKNSLIVGPYICHNHYAGLMEMIFPVVLALFFFHRPRARSTSLLKGVVEILSQEKANIHILIGMAALLIATSVFVSLSRGGMLSLCLSLVFFTYLLLKRKISRSNTILITAIIVLTALSVGWFGWGKIFERFASLKKVDGTIYEARLDFWKDTVKIVKDFPVTGTGMGTYGDIYPSYQSGFGNLTVDHAHNDYLELAAEGGGIGFVLAAAFIIVFFVKTYRTFLTRGDAYSLYISMGSMTGVIALLIHALTDFNFYVGANGLWFFFLAGLAVSASNTTMRDGARSSRLEPVRSQRVKIASVIVICVMMVAVTVYHMAVLTGNFYFSHISHYRAGAKTQKEDLQKIKRIVEYASIFNPLNSVYSFASANASLFLNDEISAMRDFKKAIRLNPANSGYLKRLGDIFAKKGARDLAEKLLFASVVRDISNADNALEYGAWLLANNKTALGLAYVKRAVEIEKRKIDSALTTMAIYNVSDEDMLEAVPKIPGAVMAYADFLYGSGKRQEAENQYLAALSFIEKQETISRWEFYRVYDFFKKRGNDKDALKVMKRASEVLPRDAGIRISLGDLYQNMGITYRAQEEYQQAVFIDPDNQTAKRRLKALKPVNP is encoded by the coding sequence AATGTTGCTGATAACGGGGGCGAAAAATCAGGAAACGCTTCTTGCTGTTCCGGGAATTATCCCGCTTCTTCTTTTTTTAGTCTATATCATCATACAGATCATTCCGCTGCCTCCCGCAGTGGTCAAATTCTTTTCACCTGCCGCCTACAACCTGCATTCAGCAGCCATCGCGTTATCGGCCCCGGATGCTTGGATGACGTTTTCCATTCATCCCGCGAATACCCTGAAGGAATTTTTCAGATGGGCGACCTATGCTGCGTTTTATGTGCTGACCATTCAGCTCTTAAGGCGCCATGATCGGATCAAGAAAACGGTGGTCGCCGTAACGATTTTCGGCGCCCTGCTATCCTTCTCATCCATTCTTCAATTCTATCTGACGGATGATATGGCGCTTTGGTTTCGGCATGTCCCCAAAAATTCTTTGATTGTCGGACCCTATATCTGCCATAACCACTATGCCGGACTGATGGAGATGATTTTCCCGGTTGTACTGGCCCTGTTTTTTTTTCACAGACCCAGAGCGAGAAGTACCTCCCTTCTAAAGGGGGTCGTTGAAATTCTAAGCCAGGAGAAGGCCAATATTCATATTTTAATCGGCATGGCCGCCCTTTTAATCGCGACCTCCGTCTTCGTCAGTCTTTCCAGGGGCGGCATGCTCAGTTTGTGCCTTTCCCTCGTTTTTTTCACTTATCTTCTTTTAAAAAGAAAGATAAGCCGATCGAATACGATTCTGATCACCGCTATCATTGTGTTGACTGCGTTGTCCGTGGGATGGTTCGGCTGGGGCAAAATTTTTGAGCGATTTGCGAGTCTCAAAAAGGTGGATGGCACTATCTATGAGGCGCGACTGGATTTTTGGAAAGATACGGTTAAGATAGTCAAAGATTTTCCTGTTACCGGAACGGGGATGGGAACATATGGTGATATATACCCTTCCTATCAAAGTGGTTTCGGAAATCTTACGGTTGATCATGCGCATAATGATTATCTGGAGCTGGCCGCAGAGGGAGGGGGTATCGGTTTTGTTCTTGCAGCGGCTTTTATCATCGTTTTTTTTGTAAAAACTTACCGGACGTTTCTGACGCGAGGTGACGCCTATTCCCTATATATTTCCATGGGAAGTATGACGGGTGTTATTGCCTTGCTTATTCACGCGCTCACGGATTTCAATTTTTATGTGGGCGCCAACGGGTTATGGTTTTTCTTTTTGGCGGGGCTTGCCGTATCGGCTTCCAATACAACGATGCGGGATGGCGCAAGGTCCTCTCGCTTAGAGCCTGTTCGGTCACAAAGGGTAAAAATCGCATCCGTTATCGTGATCTGCGTCATGATGGTTGCCGTAACGGTTTACCATATGGCTGTGTTGACCGGAAACTTTTATTTTTCACATATCAGCCATTATCGCGCAGGCGCAAAAACCCAGAAAGAGGATCTGCAAAAAATCAAGCGGATCGTCGAATATGCATCCATTTTTAATCCCTTAAATAGTGTCTATTCCTTTGCAAGCGCCAATGCCTCTCTGTTTTTAAATGATGAGATTTCGGCGATGCGGGATTTCAAAAAAGCGATTCGCCTCAATCCCGCCAATAGTGGTTACCTGAAGAGATTGGGTGATATTTTTGCCAAAAAAGGAGCGCGTGATCTTGCTGAAAAACTTCTTTTTGCAAGTGTGGTTAGGGATATCAGCAATGCCGACAATGCGCTGGAATATGGCGCCTGGCTTCTTGCCAACAACAAGACAGCACTCGGGCTGGCTTATGTTAAGCGAGCGGTTGAAATCGAAAAGAGAAAGATCGACAGTGCGCTTACGACCATGGCCATTTACAATGTAAGTGACGAGGATATGCTGGAAGCCGTTCCAAAAATCCCCGGGGCGGTGATGGCATATGCTGATTTCCTATATGGTTCCGGAAAGCGACAAGAAGCGGAAAACCAATATCTGGCGGCGTTATCCTTTATCGAAAAGCAGGAAACAATCAGTCGATGGGAATTTTACAGGGTTTATGACTTCTTTAAGAAGAGGGGCAACGATAAAGACGCATTGAAGGTGATGAAAAGGGCTTCCGAAGTTCTACCGCGTGACGCGGGGATAAGAATTTCGCTGGGCGATTTATATCAGAATATGGGAATTACCTATAGAGCGCAGGAAGAATATCAGCAGGCCGTTTTTATTGATCCCGACAATCA